From Micromonospora echinospora:
TCAACTCGGGGCGCCCCCGGGTGCACGAGCCGGCCTACGACCCGGACCCGGACCATTACGTGAGCTGGGACTACGCCCGCGGCTACGCCGACGGCGTGCACGACACGCTCACCGAGGGCACCGACGAGTCCAGCGAGAGCTGAGCGCCGACGGCCTGGGCGTCAGGCCACCAGGCCGGCCCGGAACCCGGCCGCCACGGCGTGTGCCCGGTCCCGCGCGCCGAGCTTGCGGAACAACCGCCGGGCGTGCGTCTTGACCGTGTCCTCGGAGACGAACAGCTCCCGCCCGATCTCCGCGTTGCTCTTGCCCTCGGCCATGCCGAGCAGCACCTGAAGCTCCCGCTCGGTCAGCCCGACCGCGCCGCGCGGCGTCCGCGCCGGGCGCTGGGCGGCACCCGGCCGGGGCGCCTCCGCCGCGTCCGCCGCCGCCGGGTCCTCCGCGTCCTCACCCCGTTGCACAGGCACCACGGTGGGCAGGCCCGCGGCATCCACCGGCACCGCCGCCGGCCAGCCGGGCCCACCCTGGGTACGCCCCGCCGACCGGGCCGGGCCGCCGACCGCGGCCGCGTCCCGGGCGGTGTCCGCCACCCGGTGCCGGTTGCTCCGCCCGGGGGCGGAGAGCAGCAGCAGCGCCTTGGCGACCGCGCTGGTCAGGTCGTGGTCGGCGTTCTGGATCAGTCCGCGAGCGCCGGCGCTGATGGTGGCCGCCGCCGACTCCGACTCCTCGGCGCCGAGCAGCAGCACCGCCGCCTGCGGCGCGCGGGCCAGCACCCGGCGCACGAAACCGACGCTGTCCGGCCGGGTCAGGGCGGTGTCGGCGAGCACCACGTCCACCGGACGCTCGGCGAGCCGCAACATCACCTCCGGATCGGAGACGGCCGTCCGGACGACGCCGGACAGCCCGAGCCGCGCCGCGGCGGAGGTCAGATGCTGGGCCGCCAATGGTGTCCGAACGCACACAAGAACACTACGCACAGTGGGCTCCTCTCCGACTCAGAGCAGACCATGCGGAGGTGGGCTCGGGAGGGGGTTCCGGGCAATCATCCGAACTTTTCCGACAGATGGGGCATATGCCGCCGAGTGTCCGAGGTTTTCGATCACAGATGTGTGAGGCGGGGACGGCTCGGGTACCGAGGGGTTCATCCGGAACCGGCATCCCGCGCGGACCGCCGCCCGGTAGCTGGCCACGAACATTCTCCGCGGTGCCGCGCGGGAGGAGGGGTGCTGATGTCGAACGTACGTAGGCTGCCTGGACCGATCGACGAGCTCTGGGACTGGCAGCGGCTCGGGGCCTGCCGTGGCCGCGACAGCGCGCAGTTCTTCCACCCGGACGGCGAGCGCGGCTCCTCCCGGCAGCGCCGTGAGATGGGTGCCAAGTCCGTCTGCCGCGCCTGCCCGGTACGCGCCGAGTGCGCAGCGCACGCGCTCTCCGTCCGCGAGCCGTACGGCGTCTGGGGCGGGTTCAGCGAGTCCGAGCGGCTGCGGCTGCTCGCGCTCGGCTGGGAGGACCTGGCCGACCGCCGGCAGACCCGAGTGGACATCGCCCGGCTGGAGACCCGCCTCGGCCGGCCGCACAACACCGCCGTGCCGGACCAGCGCAAGGTCGCCTGACCGGCTTCACGACCCCCGACGCCGCGCCCCGATTCCGGGGCGCGGCGTCGTCGCGTCGGGCCCGCTCGGCCCCCGCGTGATCAACACCAGCTCGGCGAAATGGTCATATCGCGGAGCCTCTGATGCCACCACTTCCGGGAACTGGTGTTGATCTTTCGAGGGTGGGCGGCGGTGGTCAGGTGACCGTGACTCGCACTGTGTGCCAGCCGGTTGCGCCGTCGGGGGCGACCGGGGCCCGCTGTTCCGTCTGGGTCTCGCCGGTCGCGTCCGTCGCCCGCACCTGAAGCGTGTGCTCGCCCGGCGTGGCGTCCCACCGCCAGGACCACTGCACCCAGGTGTCCGCCGACACCGCCGGGGCCAGCGTCGCCTCCTGCCACGGGCCGCCGTCGACACGTACCTCGACGCGCCGGACACCGCGGTGCTGCGCCCACGCCACACCGGCGACAGTCACCGGACCCGCGGCGGGACGGCTGCGAGGCCGGGGCGTGTCGATCCGGGACTGCGTCTTGATCGGCCCCTGCGCGGACCAGCCGCGCGGCACCCAGTACGCGTCGAAGTCGGCGAAGCTGGTCAGCTCCAGCTCGGTGAGCCACTTGCAGGCCGAGACGTACCCATAGAGGCCGGGCACCACCATCCGCACCGGGAAGCCGTGCCGGATCGGCAACGGCTCGCCGTTCATACCGACCGCGAGCAGCGCGTCCCGCCCGTCGCGCAGCACCGAGGTGGGCGTGCCGCAGGTCCAGCCGTCGACGGCCCGGCCGACCACCTGGTCCGCGCCGTCCTCCGGGTCGGCCTCGTCGAGCAGTTCCTTGATCGGTACGCCGAGCCAGCGCGCGTTGCCGATCAGGTCGCCGCCCACCTCGTTGGAGACGCAGGCGAGCGTCACGTAGCGCTCGACCATCGGACGGGCGAGCAGGTCGTCGAAGCTCAGCTCGATCGGGTTGCGGACCCGCCCGTGGATGCGCAGCCGCCAGGTGACCGGGTCCACCTGCGGCACCACCAGCGCGGTGTCGATCCGGTAGAACTCCCGGTTCGGCGTGACGTACGGCGCGAGCCGGGACAGCGACAGGTCGGCTCCGGCCGGCAGCGGTGGGGCAGGCACGGCCGGGGCGGGCAGCGTCACCGCGTCCCGGGCCGTCGACACGCCGCGCCGGCCGGCCAGCCAGTGCCCGCCCAGCCCGGCCACCGCAGCCGCGCCGGTGAGCAGCCCGGCGCCACGCAGGAACCGTCGTCGCGACTCCGCGTCGTCGGGCCGGGCCGGCTCCCAGCCGCCCGGCGTCTCCCCCTCCCGGGCAAGCGCGGCGACCGCCGGAGGCGGCGCGGACGGCAAATCGGCGCCCAGCGGGCCGGCCACGAACGCCCAGAGCGTCAGCGCGCCGAGACCGCCGCCGACCAGTGCGGGCAGCGCGTCGAACGCGTCAGCGCCGGCCCGGCTCAGCGCGGCGGCGACACCGAGCGCGGCGAACGCGGCGATGCCGGCCAGGCCGATCGCCAGCCGCCGGACCGCCGCCAGACCGAGCAGCGCCCCGAAGGCGGCCAGCAGCAGCGCCGTCCCGATCAGCAGCGCGATCTTGTCGTACGTGCCGAAGACGCTGATGGCGAACTGTTTGAGCGGCTCGGGCACCAGGTCGACGACGAGTCCGCCGACGGCGACGAGCGGAGCCGACCGGGGGCCGGTCAGGACCGCCACGGGTTCGGCGGCGCCGAGCGCCACCACGGCGGCGACGACACCGGCCAGCGCCGCGCGGCGGCGGGAGAGGGTGCTCACGGCATCCAGTCTGGTCGACTCGCGGGGACGGCTGCCAATTCCGTCAGCGTTCCGTAAGGGGACCCGGCCCGGGAAAGCCGTCAGGGCACACCACCGGTCGGCGGTGTGCCCTGACGTCGAGCCGTACTCCTCGGGTCAGAAGCCCGGGCCGTGCTGGTGGCCGTGACCGTGCGAGTGGCCGTGCCCACCGGAGCCGGCCGGCTCCGGCTCGGCCGGCTTCTCCACCACGAGGCTCTCGGTGGTGAGCAGCAGGCCGGCGATCGAGGCGGCGTTGCTGACCGCGCTGCGGGTCACCTTCACCGGGTCGATGATGCCGGACTTGGCCAGGTCGACGTACTCGCCGGTGGCGGCGTCGAGGCCGTGGCCCCAGTCCTTGCCGACGACCTTCTGCACCACCACGTAGCCGTCGTGGCCGGCGTTCTGGGCGATCCAGCGCAGCGGCTCGACGAGCGCCTTGCGCACGATCGAGACGCCGACCTTCTCGTCACCGGTGAAGCCCAGGTCGTCGTCGAGCGCCGGCAGGATCTGGGCCAGGGCGGCGCCGCCACCCGGGACCGTACCCTCCTCGACCGCGGCCTTGGTCGCGGCGATGGCGTCCTCGATGCGGTGCTTGCGCTCCTTCATCTCGACCTCGGTGGCCGCGCCGACCTTGATCACGGCGATGCCGCCGGAGAGCTTCGCCAGCCGCTCGGCCAGCTTCTCCCGGTCCCACTCCGAGTCGGAGGCCTCGATCTCCTTGCGGATCTGGGCGACCCGGTCGGCGACCTCGGAGGCCTGCCCGCCACCGTCGACGACTGTGGTGTTCTCCTTGTCGACCACGACGCGGCGGGCGGTGCCGAGCACCTCCAGGCCGACCTGGTCGAGCTTGTAGCCCAGCTCCGGGGCGACCAGCTCGGCGCCGGTCAGGATCGCCATGTCCTGGAGCATGGCCTTGCGGCGATCGCCGAAGCCGGGGGCCTTGACCGCGCAGACCTTGACGGTCTTGCGCAGCGCGTTGACCACGAGCGTCGACAGGGCCTGACCCTCGACGTCCTCGGCGACGATGAGCAGCGGCTTGTTGTTCTGGAGGACCTTCTCCAGCAGCGGCAGCAGCTCCTCGATGGCCGAGATCTTCTGCGTGGTGATCAGGATGTACGGGTCCTCCAGGACCGCCTCCTGCGCCTCCAGGTCGGTGACGAAGTTCGGCGAGATGAAGCCCTTGTCGAACTGGAGACCCTCGGTCACCTCCAGCTCGGTGGTGAGCGCGGAGCCCTCCTCGACGGTGATGACGCCGTCGCGGCCGACCTTCTCCATCGCCTCGGCGATCAGCTCGCCGATGGTGGCATCCTGCGCGGAGACGGTCGCGACGTGCGCGATCGACTCCTTGGTCGAGACCTCGACGGCCTTGCCGAGCAGCGCC
This genomic window contains:
- a CDS encoding WhiB family transcriptional regulator, with protein sequence MSNVRRLPGPIDELWDWQRLGACRGRDSAQFFHPDGERGSSRQRREMGAKSVCRACPVRAECAAHALSVREPYGVWGGFSESERLRLLALGWEDLADRRQTRVDIARLETRLGRPHNTAVPDQRKVA
- a CDS encoding response regulator transcription factor, coding for MRSVLVCVRTPLAAQHLTSAAARLGLSGVVRTAVSDPEVMLRLAERPVDVVLADTALTRPDSVGFVRRVLARAPQAAVLLLGAEESESAAATISAGARGLIQNADHDLTSAVAKALLLLSAPGRSNRHRVADTARDAAAVGGPARSAGRTQGGPGWPAAVPVDAAGLPTVVPVQRGEDAEDPAAADAAEAPRPGAAQRPARTPRGAVGLTERELQVLLGMAEGKSNAEIGRELFVSEDTVKTHARRLFRKLGARDRAHAVAAGFRAGLVA
- the groL gene encoding chaperonin GroEL (60 kDa chaperone family; promotes refolding of misfolded polypeptides especially under stressful conditions; forms two stacked rings of heptamers to form a barrel-shaped 14mer; ends can be capped by GroES; misfolded proteins enter the barrel where they are refolded when GroES binds) — encoded protein: MAKILSFSDDARHLLEHGVNALADTVKVTLGPRGRNVVLDKKFGVPTITNDGVTIAKEIELTNPYENLGAQLVKEVATKTNDVAGDGTTTATVLAQAMVREGLRNVAAGTNPIGLKRGIDAAAAKVSEALLGKAVEVSTKESIAHVATVSAQDATIGELIAEAMEKVGRDGVITVEEGSALTTELEVTEGLQFDKGFISPNFVTDLEAQEAVLEDPYILITTQKISAIEELLPLLEKVLQNNKPLLIVAEDVEGQALSTLVVNALRKTVKVCAVKAPGFGDRRKAMLQDMAILTGAELVAPELGYKLDQVGLEVLGTARRVVVDKENTTVVDGGGQASEVADRVAQIRKEIEASDSEWDREKLAERLAKLSGGIAVIKVGAATEVEMKERKHRIEDAIAATKAAVEEGTVPGGGAALAQILPALDDDLGFTGDEKVGVSIVRKALVEPLRWIAQNAGHDGYVVVQKVVGKDWGHGLDAATGEYVDLAKSGIIDPVKVTRSAVSNAASIAGLLLTTESLVVEKPAEPEPAGSGGHGHSHGHGHQHGPGF
- a CDS encoding molybdopterin-dependent oxidoreductase, yielding MSTLSRRRAALAGVVAAVVALGAAEPVAVLTGPRSAPLVAVGGLVVDLVPEPLKQFAISVFGTYDKIALLIGTALLLAAFGALLGLAAVRRLAIGLAGIAAFAALGVAAALSRAGADAFDALPALVGGGLGALTLWAFVAGPLGADLPSAPPPAVAALAREGETPGGWEPARPDDAESRRRFLRGAGLLTGAAAVAGLGGHWLAGRRGVSTARDAVTLPAPAVPAPPLPAGADLSLSRLAPYVTPNREFYRIDTALVVPQVDPVTWRLRIHGRVRNPIELSFDDLLARPMVERYVTLACVSNEVGGDLIGNARWLGVPIKELLDEADPEDGADQVVGRAVDGWTCGTPTSVLRDGRDALLAVGMNGEPLPIRHGFPVRMVVPGLYGYVSACKWLTELELTSFADFDAYWVPRGWSAQGPIKTQSRIDTPRPRSRPAAGPVTVAGVAWAQHRGVRRVEVRVDGGPWQEATLAPAVSADTWVQWSWRWDATPGEHTLQVRATDATGETQTEQRAPVAPDGATGWHTVRVTVT